The genomic stretch GGGAGAACCTCCTGTTAATTTCATCAATACAGACATCACAATTTTTGGATCTTGTACGACCAATAAAGCGGATCGATCGCAACTAAATTCGGCACATCGTACCCACTGTAAAAGCTGATTTTGTAATGATTGAGCCACTAAAGTTCCCCAAGAGGGTATTAAACCCGCCGCCAACACCATAATATTAGCTAAAGACAGATAAACTCCATGTTCACATTTTAAATGACCTAATTCATGAGCAATAACAGCTTTAATTTCATTCTCCGTAAGAATTTCTAAAAGGGAAGTATGAATAACAATAAAAGGTTTTTTACCCCGAATAGCCAAGGTATAGGCATTCGGTACGGGATTTTGTTGAATGTATAGTTGAGGTGTTTCAATATCTAAAATTTCACAGGCCGATAGTAGTAATTGGTGTAAATCTGGTAACTGTTTTTCCCCAATGAGAATACTAGAGGCAATATTGTTGAGATAGAAAAAATCCTCCGCTACACTGCCTAAAAGTCCTCGCATAGCTAAGTCTAAACCCGGAATTTGTTTCAATCTAGTAGTTGCCTCATAATCAAGTGGATGACGAAAATGATCTGCTTTGAGTCCAATCAATTTGACAGTCATGGTTATAGTTAATAAATTGCTTTTCCCACATTTTAACAACAAGCATTATAAATAAAAGCAAAACCGAGAAAAATCCTTTCGATAATTCAAATTTCTCCCAAAAAATTTCATTTTAATCACTTTTATGTAATAATGAATAGTAAATATTTGTAACTATTTTCAAAAAATGGTTGCAATACAGGGCAGTCTTGTACTACTCTAGTGTTAACCTAATGTCTAAATAATTCAAAGGAACTAAAAATATGCGTGGTGTACATAGAACTTCGACAACTCAAATGGAAGTAACCAGTATCCGTTTAGAAAAAACTCTCAAAGATAGCTTAAAAGCATTATCTGGCAGTCAGGGTTATCAAACTTTGATCAGAGATATTCTTTGGAATTATGTTCAACAAAAATCTGGTGAATATCGTCCTAATTTTTCTAAAACTGATATTCGTGCCACAATTCCTGCTACGGCTAGAAAAGATGAAAGTTGTGTTTTAAGTGGTAAATTAATTTCTGAAAACGATGCTATGTTATTAGCTTTAACTATTCACGGTGATTTCGTTCCCGTTTCTGAAGACGCTATTAGTAAATAGCCTCAGTTCAATTTAAGGATGATTGACAGTTGACAGTTGACAGTTGATAGTCAGTCACGACAGGACAACTTAGAGTAATCTAAGTTCACTTTGCTTAGTGGTGTAAAGTTCGATCTAACTATCCTGAACAAACTATTATAGAGATTAGACCAGAAGAACTAATTAATAGTTCTAATACGGCTATTTTAGGGGATTTAAACAGCTTATTTGATATTTGATTTTAGTTCCATGAGAATTAAACTGTTAAAAAATCAAGGTTATCAAGACGCAAAAAATATTTAGAAAATATAATTACTGGTATAAAGATAAAATCAGAACAAAAAATAATAGAAAAGAATTTGATAAATTCTACTAATAAACTATTTAACGATTTACCTCTTTAAATCATTTTTATAATCTTACCAAGTTTGTTCTGCTAGTGTATCAAAATTGACTAATTTTTCATGAGAGAATAACTTTAATTCTCCTCTCAAAATTAGTTGGTAGGCAAAATTATTTATATATTGACTTTAAGTAATTATTTAGCTACTATCAAGATTCAATATGAATTTGAGATAATTTTTACAAATATAAAAATATACAATTTATTTTGCATTAGTAATTACAAGGAATGGACGATCGAGTATCCAAGTCGTAATTAAATTATTCACTTCTTCCGGCACTTCATCATGGGGACAATGACCAGCCTTAAGATAAAATTCCGTTAAATTGGGATAATACTGTTTAAATTTTTCTCCTCTTTCTTTCGATCGCATCCAAGGATCACCCTCTCCCCATATATTAAGTAAAGGACACTGCATTTTCTGTAATAATTGATCTACTTTTTCCCCTTGAGGACTTTTAAACACAGAGCCAAACACTTGTAAAGCTCCTTCATCGCAAGAAGGACGGTAAATATC from Geminocystis sp. NIES-3709 encodes the following:
- a CDS encoding M48 family metallopeptidase; translated protein: MTVKLIGLKADHFRHPLDYEATTRLKQIPGLDLAMRGLLGSVAEDFFYLNNIASSILIGEKQLPDLHQLLLSACEILDIETPQLYIQQNPVPNAYTLAIRGKKPFIVIHTSLLEILTENEIKAVIAHELGHLKCEHGVYLSLANIMVLAAGLIPSWGTLVAQSLQNQLLQWVRCAEFSCDRSALLVVQDPKIVMSVLMKLTGGSPSIANKLNLEAFMEQVKEYQNMGNTEIGRMLQEMQTQQLTHPIPIIRAKEIENWSRSSKYYELLKKDKISYNSEDENSGGWRNW